One Pullulanibacillus sp. KACC 23026 DNA segment encodes these proteins:
- the fliD gene encoding flagellar filament capping protein FliD, with protein MATSSTSLSNVNLTTHLTGLASGLDTQSMVDSLMQASQGPLDKLNQDKIINEWKTEAYQDLNTQIAAFRDSMQDLRLQGTFNSQTVTSNSSSVGVSMSGTASQMNYTISEATLATPATSGSVSFDTQFPSGSTVINQNDPSAGDATFTLNGVAITIPKTSTFDQAIATINSSSDQTHVKAANVGGSLVFTTTGMGSGNSITITGSNADATSLLNIEDGTTNTSSDAAQTSSPPSSLFADASYTDGADGSNGYVVINGLKVNISSNTFNYDGVQFTLNNSIPTGSSVGVSVAPDTDTIFDKIKSFVDNYNTLIQTINSKISETKDSDYPPLTDDQKKDMSDDEITQWTDKAKTGILSNDSTLQQFLTQMRTSLSDVVQSSGINTSFDTLSEIGITTSTDYKDNGKLVLDETKLKSVLNTNLSDVQNLFSARYSTGNSSDTTLTNSTDYKNSGLGVRVYDSINNALSQLALIAGSPGTVSTSSNLAQQAASLNDQISQEQDRLDQYENSLWTKFDNMETALSQLNSQSSWLTSMLSGSSS; from the coding sequence GTGGCTACTAGTAGTACTAGTTTGTCTAATGTTAATTTAACAACCCATCTCACCGGCTTGGCCTCTGGTTTGGATACCCAATCCATGGTTGATAGTTTGATGCAGGCAAGCCAAGGTCCATTGGACAAGCTCAACCAAGATAAAATCATTAATGAATGGAAGACGGAAGCCTATCAAGATCTCAATACACAAATTGCCGCTTTCAGAGATTCGATGCAAGATTTGCGACTTCAGGGGACGTTTAATTCACAAACAGTAACGTCCAATTCGTCAAGCGTCGGTGTGTCCATGTCGGGGACCGCTTCCCAAATGAACTATACGATTTCGGAAGCGACCTTAGCAACACCCGCTACAAGCGGTTCGGTAAGCTTTGATACGCAATTTCCAAGTGGGTCGACAGTTATCAACCAAAATGATCCTTCTGCAGGTGATGCTACCTTCACATTAAATGGTGTCGCTATTACCATACCGAAAACGAGTACGTTCGACCAAGCGATCGCCACCATCAATTCAAGCAGCGATCAGACTCATGTAAAAGCAGCGAATGTTGGTGGATCGTTAGTGTTTACAACGACTGGCATGGGTTCGGGTAATTCGATCACCATTACAGGATCTAATGCGGATGCTACGAGTCTACTAAACATTGAAGATGGTACAACCAATACCTCGAGTGATGCTGCTCAAACAAGTTCACCGCCGTCATCCCTTTTTGCGGATGCTTCGTACACAGACGGGGCAGATGGTTCTAATGGCTATGTGGTCATCAACGGCTTGAAAGTCAATATTTCCAGTAATACGTTTAATTACGATGGCGTCCAATTCACGTTAAATAATAGTATTCCTACTGGTAGCAGTGTGGGGGTGAGTGTTGCTCCGGACACCGATACGATTTTTGATAAAATTAAATCATTTGTGGACAATTACAATACGTTAATCCAGACGATTAATTCCAAGATCTCTGAAACCAAAGATAGTGATTATCCGCCTCTTACCGATGATCAAAAGAAAGATATGAGCGACGATGAAATCACGCAATGGACTGATAAGGCGAAAACGGGAATTTTAAGTAATGACTCAACCTTACAGCAATTTCTCACCCAAATGCGGACGAGTTTATCGGATGTTGTTCAGAGCAGCGGCATTAATACTTCCTTTGATACCTTATCCGAAATTGGGATTACCACGAGTACGGATTACAAGGATAATGGAAAGTTAGTACTCGATGAAACAAAGCTAAAATCCGTACTGAATACGAACTTGAGTGATGTACAGAATTTATTTTCAGCAAGATACAGCACAGGGAATAGTTCTGACACAACCCTGACCAATTCTACAGATTATAAAAACAGCGGCTTGGGTGTTCGCGTCTATGATTCGATTAACAATGCTTTATCCCAGTTAGCGCTCATTGCGGGCTCACCAGGTACGGTTTCAACGAGCAGCAATTTGGCGCAACAGGCCGCAAGTCTAAATGATCAAATAAGCCAAGAACAAGACCGACTCGACCAGTATGAAAATTCTCTATGGACGAAGTTCGATAATATGGAGACAGCTTTATCGCAATTAAATAGCCAAAGCTCATGGCTCACCAGCATGCTGAGCGGCTCATCTTCTTAA
- a CDS encoding flagellar hook-basal body protein yields MNTSLYISAGALQAFQQKIDTTGNNIANVDTTGFKRKDQSFSEILANQINNQSTNGNDVGRSTPAGIRVGYGARPGMTQLDMDQGQALETDNPYDLMIQGNGFFQVSYPSATAGGQNEVRFTRDGSFHLSPDPNNPGSNHLVTSDGGYVLDQNGNPVEIGSQYDVKIGTKGQIQLTNKNGQGTAFNSQQRIGLADIQNPHLLKSLGNNEYAIDTTALPNGTTAANYVRAMQPGESQITSGYLEGSNVDLTQEMTDLMTSQRSFQLNSEAVSYADQMMGIANDIMK; encoded by the coding sequence ATGAATACGTCTCTCTATATATCGGCAGGTGCCCTCCAGGCATTTCAACAAAAAATTGATACGACGGGTAACAATATTGCGAACGTTGATACAACGGGATTTAAGCGGAAAGACCAAAGCTTCTCTGAAATTCTCGCCAATCAAATCAATAACCAAAGCACGAACGGGAATGATGTGGGGCGATCCACACCAGCTGGCATTCGTGTTGGCTATGGGGCGCGTCCAGGAATGACCCAGCTTGATATGGACCAGGGCCAAGCCCTTGAAACAGATAATCCTTATGATCTCATGATTCAAGGGAACGGTTTTTTTCAAGTCTCCTATCCATCTGCCACTGCCGGTGGACAAAATGAAGTCAGATTCACGCGTGATGGCAGCTTCCATTTAAGTCCCGATCCTAATAATCCGGGCAGTAATCATTTAGTGACCTCAGACGGCGGGTACGTGCTCGATCAAAATGGGAATCCGGTAGAGATCGGCAGCCAGTATGATGTAAAAATCGGAACAAAGGGTCAAATTCAACTTACCAATAAAAATGGTCAAGGAACCGCCTTTAATTCCCAACAGCGAATTGGACTCGCCGATATTCAAAATCCCCATCTCTTAAAGAGTTTAGGGAATAACGAGTATGCGATTGATACGACCGCCTTGCCAAACGGCACAACGGCGGCTAATTATGTCAGAGCGATGCAGCCTGGTGAGTCGCAAATCACTTCAGGCTACTTAGAAGGTTCAAACGTTGATCTCACCCAAGAAATGACGGATCTTATGACGTCGCAAAGAAGCTTTCAATTGAATTCCGAAGCGGTTTCCTATGCGGATCAGATGATGGGAATCGCGAATGATATTATGAAGTAA
- a CDS encoding flagellar hook-basal body protein, producing the protein MLRGLDTASSGMIALERRQETLADNLANVQTPGYKKDDAVMRAFPKLLMSRIQDYNDQASGTSSTALPGQQVPIGSMYNGVYVQERIPNFSEGDLVQTGEPLDVAIEDQNIPTQTVNGNQVKPDAFFAVQLPDGTVGYTRDGKWDLDANGNLVTADGYKVLGADHKPIQITGSIDKSNMQINKDGQILLNANDPAQMKTAGQVGIALVQNPDDLQRLGGNVYQATNPQPFIQDGGGTNPGVTLNQGYLEQSNVDEGQTMTDMMTTVRGYEANQKVISAYDSSLQQLYTVAKLDG; encoded by the coding sequence ATGCTAAGAGGTTTAGATACCGCTTCTTCAGGAATGATTGCATTAGAGCGAAGACAGGAAACATTAGCTGATAATCTAGCGAATGTTCAGACACCCGGCTATAAGAAGGATGACGCGGTCATGCGTGCCTTTCCGAAACTGCTCATGTCGAGAATTCAAGATTATAATGATCAAGCATCGGGCACGAGTTCGACCGCTCTTCCGGGACAGCAGGTACCAATTGGCTCCATGTATAATGGCGTGTATGTGCAGGAACGGATCCCTAATTTTTCAGAAGGGGATTTGGTGCAAACCGGTGAGCCATTAGACGTCGCGATTGAGGATCAGAATATCCCGACACAAACGGTTAATGGGAATCAAGTCAAGCCGGATGCTTTCTTTGCGGTCCAGCTTCCAGATGGTACGGTCGGTTACACACGAGACGGGAAATGGGATTTGGATGCAAATGGCAACCTTGTGACCGCTGACGGCTATAAAGTGCTTGGAGCAGATCATAAACCGATCCAAATCACAGGGAGCATTGATAAGTCCAACATGCAAATCAATAAAGATGGGCAGATCCTATTAAATGCGAATGATCCGGCACAAATGAAAACCGCTGGCCAAGTGGGGATCGCGCTCGTTCAAAACCCAGATGATCTTCAGCGCCTTGGGGGAAATGTCTACCAAGCGACGAATCCACAACCGTTTATTCAAGATGGCGGCGGGACTAATCCAGGAGTCACGCTGAATCAAGGCTATCTGGAACAATCCAATGTCGATGAGGGGCAAACGATGACCGATATGATGACAACGGTTCGCGGCTATGAAGCCAATCAAAAGGTCATCAGTGCTTATGATTCCTCTTTACAGCAGCTTTACACGGTCGCTAAACTGGACGGATAA
- a CDS encoding YaaR family protein, with the protein MKIVDPIRVNLSDARPITNEKGSSDNASFQNIMNAYSKDLTQDKLQKLLQDIDQQGKQLNENPTFTQLRKYKDLVKQFMGEVSKNGVGLEQSQSYDLYGGSKTLKTVKVLDQKLMELTDHVLKQQSSGISLMDRIGEIKGLLINLYT; encoded by the coding sequence TTGAAAATCGTCGACCCAATAAGAGTGAATCTAAGTGATGCTCGCCCTATCACGAATGAGAAGGGCTCATCCGACAACGCCTCTTTTCAAAACATTATGAATGCCTACTCCAAGGATTTAACCCAAGATAAACTGCAGAAGCTCCTGCAAGATATCGATCAGCAAGGGAAGCAGTTGAATGAAAACCCGACCTTTACCCAGTTACGAAAATATAAGGACTTAGTGAAACAATTTATGGGAGAGGTGAGCAAAAACGGGGTAGGTTTAGAGCAATCGCAGAGCTATGACCTATATGGTGGCAGCAAAACCCTTAAAACCGTGAAAGTGCTAGATCAAAAATTAATGGAGTTAACGGATCATGTTCTCAAACAGCAAAGTTCGGGGATTTCATTAATGGACAGGATCGGAGAAATAAAGGGGTTACTCATTAATTTGTATACGTAA
- a CDS encoding methyl-accepting chemotaxis protein gives MKKAKRTPSDVMSLTMKLSNKVSMSVKLWGGYIIILLFLAFISINSYMNLNVLSNDVNYTGQTELSMVQITGNLKEEMTHIQLYTYKQVSSKDDDQSQYINKEIASVRTNITELKKLPLSQQEKKLLANFNDNFNFYVKTIPTLFQEDNANILSIRMDDLEKMSDQANGSLDTLAKNISKDSKAVTIQANHDSSRAKIEILIASIIAMFFSILVAFIIQRVINHSVSRVVKNVDMTTNSVNEIKKSIDQTAVSAQQLDSSMSKANHSITELVQSISRVAGNTNTASASVDEISAAIEEMSATINMVATSADQLSTSAEDTSSAIQEMMASIEQVAGNTGYVHTNVEEVSAAIEEMSKSIKTVSESAVELTVTATQTSDTVEEMISSIAKVAESARTVNDLSMLVKEDALEGTNSLKETLNGMNEISQVINQASDVMERLGKSSKEIGSIIQVIDDIADQTNLLALNAAIEAARAGEHGKGFAVVADEVRKLAERSANATKEITHLINGIQEETTVAISSINEGANKVKIGNELADKTNKAILKITDGITKVTEEMDQIAKATEEQTKNSEFITKAVENVTKQAEEMTNSTKEQTISADTIVKGILNTKDQIEQISIATTEQAKGSNAIVSAVENVSNQCGSVTNATREQALTAEEILRNINSIREKVQQMTTATNDQAKYGQDISEEVDKVRRQTEELNSSIDMQTREVEEVVTAITDVNQQIVKLK, from the coding sequence ATGAAAAAAGCGAAACGCACACCATCAGATGTAATGTCGTTAACCATGAAGTTATCGAATAAAGTGTCAATGTCGGTAAAATTATGGGGCGGATACATTATTATTTTGTTATTCTTAGCCTTTATTTCGATTAATAGTTACATGAATCTAAATGTTTTAAGCAACGATGTGAATTATACAGGCCAAACCGAGCTGTCAATGGTTCAAATCACCGGTAATTTAAAGGAAGAAATGACGCACATTCAACTCTATACATATAAGCAAGTGAGCTCAAAAGATGATGATCAATCCCAGTACATAAATAAAGAGATTGCGAGTGTAAGAACCAATATTACAGAGTTGAAAAAGCTGCCTTTGTCTCAGCAAGAGAAAAAACTATTAGCGAATTTCAATGATAATTTTAATTTCTATGTTAAAACCATCCCTACCTTATTCCAAGAAGATAATGCCAATATTCTTAGCATTAGGATGGATGATTTAGAGAAGATGAGTGATCAAGCTAATGGGTCTCTTGATACGTTAGCCAAAAATATCTCTAAAGATTCTAAGGCGGTCACTATTCAAGCTAACCATGATTCATCGAGAGCAAAGATTGAAATTTTGATTGCCTCCATTATTGCCATGTTCTTTAGTATTTTGGTTGCGTTTATCATCCAAAGAGTGATTAATCATTCCGTTTCACGAGTCGTTAAAAATGTAGACATGACGACCAATTCGGTTAATGAAATTAAAAAATCGATTGATCAAACGGCTGTCAGTGCACAGCAACTGGACTCATCTATGAGCAAAGCCAATCATTCGATCACAGAATTAGTCCAATCGATTAGTCGGGTGGCGGGGAACACGAACACCGCTTCCGCAAGTGTTGACGAAATCTCAGCAGCGATCGAAGAAATGAGCGCCACAATCAATATGGTTGCAACCAGCGCTGACCAATTATCGACTTCAGCAGAGGATACGTCTTCAGCGATCCAAGAAATGATGGCTTCGATCGAACAAGTAGCAGGGAATACAGGATACGTTCACACTAACGTGGAGGAAGTGTCCGCAGCCATTGAGGAAATGAGTAAGTCGATTAAAACGGTTAGTGAAAGTGCTGTGGAATTAACGGTAACAGCTACTCAAACTTCCGATACCGTGGAAGAAATGATCTCATCGATTGCGAAGGTCGCAGAAAGTGCCAGAACGGTCAATGATCTTAGTATGCTAGTTAAAGAAGATGCGCTTGAAGGAACGAATTCTTTAAAAGAAACCTTAAATGGGATGAATGAAATTTCTCAAGTGATTAACCAAGCAAGTGATGTCATGGAGAGATTAGGAAAAAGCTCGAAGGAAATTGGCAGCATCATTCAAGTGATTGATGACATTGCGGACCAAACGAATCTATTAGCGCTTAACGCGGCCATTGAGGCAGCACGTGCAGGCGAACATGGTAAAGGCTTTGCCGTTGTCGCCGATGAAGTTCGAAAACTCGCAGAGCGATCTGCCAATGCAACAAAAGAAATTACTCATCTAATTAATGGTATCCAAGAAGAAACAACGGTCGCCATTTCCTCTATTAATGAAGGGGCAAATAAAGTCAAGATTGGGAATGAATTGGCTGATAAGACAAATAAAGCCATCTTGAAGATAACCGATGGCATTACTAAAGTAACAGAGGAAATGGACCAAATCGCGAAAGCAACTGAGGAACAAACGAAAAACAGTGAATTCATTACGAAAGCCGTTGAGAATGTCACGAAGCAAGCAGAAGAAATGACCAACTCGACAAAAGAACAAACCATCTCCGCAGATACCATAGTTAAAGGGATCTTAAATACGAAAGATCAAATTGAACAAATATCGATTGCAACAACCGAGCAAGCGAAAGGCTCGAATGCCATTGTTTCCGCCGTTGAAAATGTATCGAATCAATGTGGTTCTGTCACGAACGCAACAAGGGAACAAGCACTGACGGCTGAAGAAATCTTGCGTAACATTAATAGCATAAGAGAAAAAGTTCAGCAAATGACGACCGCAACCAATGATCAAGCCAAATATGGCCAAGATATATCAGAAGAGGTTGACAAGGTCCGCCGCCAAACTGAAGAGCTGAACTCAAGCATTGACATGCAAACAAGAGAAGTCGAGGAAGTCGTTACAGCGATCACCGATGTTAATCAACAAATTGTCAAACTAAAATAA
- a CDS encoding chemotaxis protein CheW, translated as MSQEPIKCLIFKAGHEEYGIPIDKISSIERTQGLTISAYPNREPHVLGFSTIRNRIIPVVDMCSTFNLDTENSIEATRLIIVKVQEKEIGLSVEKASEFLDVSPESIQHPRVMGTENAQYIQGVTKFEQRLIILLDIERLLENTVNLEELKAMIAALTEEQESIETE; from the coding sequence GTGAGTCAGGAGCCGATTAAATGTCTCATTTTTAAAGCAGGTCATGAAGAATATGGGATTCCAATTGACAAAATTTCTTCAATTGAACGCACGCAAGGTTTGACTATTTCGGCCTATCCGAATCGCGAGCCGCATGTTTTGGGGTTTTCCACGATCCGAAATCGGATTATTCCGGTTGTTGATATGTGTTCAACCTTTAATTTGGATACAGAGAACTCAATAGAAGCCACTAGGCTCATCATCGTTAAGGTTCAGGAGAAAGAGATTGGCCTTTCTGTTGAAAAAGCGTCAGAATTTTTGGATGTATCCCCTGAAAGCATTCAGCATCCTAGGGTGATGGGAACAGAGAATGCCCAATACATACAAGGGGTTACGAAGTTCGAGCAGCGCCTGATTATCTTGTTAGATATTGAGCGATTACTTGAAAACACGGTTAATTTAGAGGAATTAAAAGCAATGATTGCGGCTTTAACAGAGGAACAAGAATCGATTGAGACTGAATGA